Proteins from a single region of Punica granatum isolate Tunisia-2019 chromosome 8, ASM765513v2, whole genome shotgun sequence:
- the LOC116188762 gene encoding uncharacterized protein LOC116188762 codes for MVTGHVNCASGKKQVGFIDCSLEKPRDDDPLKERWEKCNFMVLAWMFNTMEGSLQATVAYAVDARSSWDDLKERFYEGNQSRVFQIKIDICLLKQEGLSVQDYYGKLKLLWDELEFYLEHRGCSCGASSMIVAHGEAEKCYQVLMGLTSEFNTIRLTILSIEPLPNLNKVYKMVASEKRQKMVARSREAVPESAVFLAKEETEHRRAGMNRLQSFGEGRATCSHCGKLGHTRNTCCALIGYPTWHSKSKSNSGKVPNKDRTSKAVGCKGKPKPSRARTERTLPRQCRGQACEPST; via the coding sequence ATGGTCACGGGCCATGTTAATTGCGCTTCAGGCAAGAAACAAGTTGGCTTTATCGACTGCTCTCTCGAGAAACCAAGAGACGATGACCCTCTCAAAGAAAGGTGGGAAAAATGTAATTTCATGGTCTTGGCGTGGATGTTTAACACCATGGAAGGAAGTCTCCAAGCCACCGTAGCTTACGCAGTGGACGCTAGAAGCTCGTGGGACGATCTCAAGGAGAGATTTTATGAAGGAAATCAATCTAGGGTTTTTCAAATCAAGATCGATATTTGTCTTCTCAAGCAAGAAGGGTTGAGTGTTCAGGATTACTATGGCAAACTGAAATTGCTGTGGGATGAGTTAGAATTCTACTTGGAACACCGAGGTTGTAGCTGCGGGGCGAGCTCCATGATTGTGGCACACGGGGAAGCGGAGAAGTGTTATCAAGTCCTTATGGGACTTACCTCGGAATTTAACACAATCCGGTTAACAATTCTCAGCATAGAACCATTACCGAACCTGAATAAGGTGTACAAGATGGTGGCGAGCGAGAAGCGGCAGAAGATGGTTGCACGGTCCCGAGAAGCTGTCCCTGAATCGGCCGTCTTTCTTGCCAAAGAAGAAACAGAGCACAGGCGAGCTGGAATGAACAGATTGCAGAGCTTTGGGGAGGGGAGAGCAACTTGCAGTCACTGTGGGAAGCTGGGCCACACAAGGAATACATGTTGTGCCCTTATCGGATACCCGACCTGGCACTCCAAGTCCAAATCGAATTCAGGAAAAGTACCGAACAAGGACAGAACAAGCAAAGCGGTGGGTTGTAAGGGAAAGCCCAAACCCAGCAGGGCCCGGACCGAGCGAACGCTGCCCAGACAGTGTAGAGGACAAGCTTGCGAGCCGAGCACTTAG